The sequence TGTgaccggggctccggaacggatcccgttcgcatccagaggtaccactgtataattctaCTGGTGATTTTCAGAGCTGTCTTTAATCTCATGCTCGTGTTTAGTGGTGGTATTCCTGCTTTAGAGGTGAAGGAAACAGGAACACAGAGCTCCTatgtgtagaatcatagagttggaagggatctctagTCCCCCTGCAATGCCAAATTTACATCTACAGAATCCCTGAGGCCATCCAGCCACTGTTTAAAAACTTACAAAGaagtagagtccaccaccttctgatgtAGTCAGTTCTGCTGCTGAGCAGCTCTTCCCTTCAGAGAGTtaggtttagtcagaatctcttttcttttaatttggatctgttggttcgagtcctaccctctacagcaggataaaacaagcatgttccctattccatgtgacagcccttcagatatttgaagaaggctatcatatcatatctcctctcagtctcctcttttccaggctgaacgtatccaactccttcaaccattcctcttaaggcttggtttccagaccctcctctgcacacattccagcttgtctgATGACCTGCAGGGAAACTGATGCACTCCACTGACCATGGGATAACCTATAGGACTTAACTAGCAGGGAAGCCATTCAGCCTCCTTAAAGACCTTTCTTATAAGCAGCTCCACACTTGAGCTTATATTGGGCCTTTAGGCTACCAATTGTTTTTTGCCACTTTCTCTCCTGTGACAGATTCTTCCTGGGTTGGTCCAGGTGCCACAGCAAACCATGATTTGTCAAGCGCACGGACTTGGTGTGAGGGTTCGATCTTGGTTCCTTATTCTTTCCTGCAGGGCAAGCACAAACCATAGTTGGCCCGTTAGGCCAAAATGGCAAACCGAGGTTGCCGCAAACCAGGAAAGGAGGCGGGAAATTGCTGCAAGGGAGGGAGAAGTGTGTGCTTGGGTGCTCAGTCCGGGCTCACATTTGTAATTCCAAACCGTGGTCTGCCATTCCATCTTGCCACAGCAAAAGCATGCACCTTTCTCGAATGGGCTTGAGATATGAGAAAGAAGGCTGTGATGAGTCTTTATAACCAAGTAGATGTAGAGAGTTTAAACGTGAGGCATCGGAGGAAGTGCAAGTGAGCTTCACTTCCTTTTACGAGGCTTCAGATACAATATGGAAAGAGGAGGTGACCTCCAAAGaggaacctgtgtgtgtgtgtgtgtgtgcgtgcgcgcgtgtGCACGTGCGTGCATGCATACACCACCTGTTTCCCATTCAGAAAGCTGTGGCCTTTTGCTTCATTCTCATTGTGGGTGCCACCATTTCTGGGACCCCAGTGGACGCCTTGCCACCCCTCCATTTACACTGCCTTCCTGCATCTCCCCACAAGctccctaattattatttttttgcaagattCCTTTTTTGAAACATGGGGAAGAAGCGTCACAAGAGGTAGCATGACTTGCTTGTGTTTTCCTGTCCAGTGCTGCTTTTTAGGactctggcacaacgggacaggAATCCTCCTTGAGCTGGGGCTGGCGCACTCTCCCTGGTGCCCATCCTATTTAGCAAGACCACATTGGTCCATAATGGCAATTCCTAAAGAAGGACACTGTCAGAGAACAGCTTGCAGGAGAAAAGACTTGGGGAGGCAATGCCGGGTGCTTGAGCAGTGGGATCAGGTACACCCTGGGAATATCCTTACACTGCCTCTGGTTTTCTCAAACTCTCCATGCAAAGCGATAGGTCAGGCAAAGGAAagcacgagagccagtgtggtgtagtggttaagagcggtagtctcgtaatctggtgaaccgggttcgcatccccactcctccacatgcagctactgggtgaccttgggccagtcacacttctttgaagtctctcagcctcactcacctcacagagtgtttgttgtgggggaggaagggaaaggagaatgttagccgctttgagactccttaagggcaGTGAAAGGCCAAACTTCTCCAAACTTCTCCAAACTATCAAGTccaaacttctcctcctcctcctcttctttttcttcttcttcatggttaaactgtggaggcagtgctcaccaccaacctggatggctttaaaagaggattagacaaatccatggggaGGAGATGAGGCTAGCAATGGCTAATAATCACAATATGTTCTCCGTATACTGTCAGAGCCAGTATTCCTCTGAAAGCTAGTTGCTGGGGAGTGCAAGcatggagagtgctcttgcactcaggttctgcttaggGGCTTCTCTCAGGCATCTGGATGTGAGAAGAGgaatctggactagatgggtctttggcctgatccatcagagcTCTTATGTTCTGATGACAGTGAAgatgcagctggggcagagggccATGGGCCCACTTAGGCGCCACGGCAAATGCCTGAATTCTCCGatgttgcagaaaaatggaacttTGCTCATTGAGGGAAATGCCTGGCATTATTATACAGAGCAGCCTTATGTTCagtgagaggaaggaaaatagCTAAGCTCAGCTGCTCCCGAAACATCTCTGAAAGCAAGAGAGGCCTTGTGAGCTATCATGCAGGTAGGGCCTGTTTTCGAACCAGTTGGAGCTGGGAGGCTTAATTAGGGTTGTTCCTTGCTTATTCAGCCAGGTTGCATGTTTAAACCCAAGTGTGGCAGAAGTACATGTGgaaaagatctaggggtcttggtggaccacaacctTAACTTGAGTCAATAgcgtggtgcagcagcaaaaaaagctaatgatcttctaggctgcatcaacagaagtcgagtgttcagatcaagggaagtcatagtcccgctctattctgccttggtcagaccacacctggagttctATGTCCACagattaagaaggatattgacaagctggaacacgtGCCGAGGaggggagaccaagatgatcaagggtctggaaacaaagtcTTAGGAAGAACAattgaggaagttgggtatgtttaggctggataagaggagactgagaggagaaatgaaagccatcttcaaatatattattggtttttggttttttaaaaaccctgtgaagaagcagcagcaggtagTTTCAGATTGAGAGGGTTTAACAGAAGCTGTTTACCCCTTCACTTTGTCTGTTCAGAAATGCACACGCATGCGCACACACCCATCCACATTTGTTTTTCTCTCATTGAGAGGGAAGATGCAGAGGGCAGAAGGAATTCTGAGCAGATCAGTGTCTGGGAAGGAAATGGTAAAGCAGTTCCTCTGCACACAAGCACACTTTGAAGCAGAAGCTTTTCAAGATAAAAGAAGGATGGGAGGGGGGTGGTGTATATCTGGGACAAGAACTTGCTCTAATGTGGCCATTCATTTGTTTCTTCTCAGTTTTACGTATTGCCCCTGCCTGTCAAATGTTGCGGTGTTGTTCTGTGTTTCTTTATTGTTGCATACTGCCCAGTAATCTGTTACAGTGAAGGTCAAGTCAGGGGGGGAAAGCATAAAGAAATCATGAATTGTTGCTCCTTACTGCCCTCTTGTGGTGGTACCTAAGAGCTGACTCCAATCAAAGCTGCAAATTAGAGCCCACTCAGGTACTTCTGGGGACTGACAAGTTCCCAGCCTCTGGTAATAAGAGGTACCGTATATCGATGTAATCAATGGCGATGATGATGAGCCCAACGatgagggataatgggagttgcggTCTTTCAAATGATGATGGACTACAGGCTCCCCAACCTTGGCCTATAGGTAGGATGGCCAGTTGTCCAAGCTATAGTAAGCATTGAGCTGTGGGTGATTTTTGAGGAGGAAAGTCGGAGGTTAAATTAATGTTTGTGTATAATGTTTACTTCTAGGGAGAGGTTGTTTTGGAGAAGAAGATTGGTGATATGTGGATAAAGGTCCCCTGTGTGCAAGATCTTGGCAGCTGCACATATCAAGATTTGTGTGCCATACTGGATCAGGCTATTCCTCCCGGCCAGCCATGTCCGGAACCATTGCAGTCTTATGACATTCCTTGCCATTGCCCCTTCAGAGCGGTAAGTTTAAGCTTCCCCCTCTTGGGAACCAAAGAAACAAATCCCACATGAGATGGGCAGCTGCAAGGCATGCCACCAAATTCCACATCCCTGTGGAATGTGCAGGTCCATCAGAGAAGGACAGGTGTTCCATACAGCTGATAGGCTTAACCAAGGTTTGCAGTCAAATTTGCTGCATGTTTAATAATCAAGGAAGTACGGGGGCAGGGCAGATAAGAAAGCTTATAGATACATCTCCATGTAAAGATTTGAAACCCCCGTAGTGCAGTGCACCTATAATTAAGCCCCATGTGCATTAAAAGAAATTAAGGGAGAATGATGAAGTTCAGTAAAGGAATGATGGAGCTGGCTGTCTTTCCAACAGATAGCTGGGTTTCCTCTGGAAAACCAATACTTGGAGCCTGAAAGATGTGTTTTAAAACAGCATTCCTCATGCAAGTTTTGCAGACCTTTAATTCAGTCCGATTTCTGCCCAACTCTGCTCCACATCTGCATCCTGTAAACCGAAAAGGGGCAGCCTACGAGGTATTTTTCAGGGATGCTTTTAGCAGCTCCTTGTGTCCTAAGGCAAGGTTCAGAGTTAGTGCATTGCTCATATAGGGACATCTCTAGGCGGCAGCTTGGGCCTTATATGCGATGGAGTAGTCAGAAGCTGCTGACTCCAGCTAACCCACTCATGCTTCTAGAAAAGAGCATCTTCTAGATTTTGACAGGCTTGAGTGCATTGGTTTGTATGTTTTCAGTTGTGCAAACTGGGTGAGCCTGCTGGCTCCCAGTGAGGGGCTGGAATATTTCAGTGGCCATACCTATCAACCTGTAATTTCTCCTTGATTTCATCCTGTAAAAGATCTGCTTATTGAGTGTTACCTATTGGCACTGTTAGTATACCTGATGGAGGGAGCAGAAAGTGTTGGCTGATACGGGCTGACagatctttgtgtgtgttttctcctttCAGGGTTCTTACAACTTGCCTTCCTCCACCTTCTACATCCCCACCTTGGATTTGCCTCCCATGCTCACCAATGGGGACTACAAGTTCCAGGTTGTGCTGAGCAATGGTGACCAACAGCTGGGCTGTCTCAGGTTGTCGCTTTCCCTGCACTCTGAGAGCCGGTGGTATTGGTGACTACAACGCAGGCATCTTTGGGCTTGAGTGCCACATTTCTTGCTCTCCCCCCCCTTGAATTGCTAATACTGAGACTTCTTAGCTGCAACTGCTTTTATGATGGCTTCTGAGGAGGAGCCAAGATGATGATGTGAACAGCAGCCTCTATCTTTcactctgcttttttttaaaaaaaatttttaactTCTGCTGATTGCTTTTAATCACTTGGAAAAACCACCAAACTCAATGAAGAAAtgttcagaaatattttttttaaatcagaaatTGAGATGTCTGTGCCTAACCAGTGTTTATGCATTGGTTATAATGAGGGCAGCTTTCCCTAACCTTGGTCCCTTCTCCCCCAAGGCATTGTTGGACCAGAGCTCTCATCATCTCTAAACATTGGCTAGGCCGGCCGGGGATGGTGGAAGGTGTGATCCAATAATGCCCAGGGGAgccagttggggaaggctggatcAGGACCACATCACCCTGGATATATATGCTACACAAGGGTAGGGAGTGCATAATGGCTATGCGGATAGATGTAAGTGCAGCTTCTCAGCTTGGTAAAGTGACACATGCATAATCTTTATGCATCACTGTCCATAAGATTTCTCTACACCCCCAGGGTCTCAAACTATGGGGTTGTGAGAATACTGAAAGGTTGTTGGGGTATGCTGACAGGATAGCTTGAGCAGACTCATGAAGCAGTAACCAAGGGAAGAAACCACACTTCCTGCTTTCTGCATCACAGATCAAAATAGCCAGGCAGGCTCCACCATCTCCTCTGTATTTACTTCTGCAACCCCTGCTTGGTCAAGGTGGCTCCTTCACTCTGCCATACACCAAGCACACTATATGATCAAGCAGTTCTAATCCCTCAAAAGGCCCATATCTGTTAGTCTTGTGCTGCCTTGTGCATGAGGACTAGATCCAAGCAAGAGAGTGGGACAATGAAGAGAACTAACCCTTCTATAACACACACCCACACTCTCTCTTTACACCTCCTGATTCCAAACCATATATGCTGTTTCATGCTCCTGTTTATCTTCTGAACAGAACTTTGGTGCTTGGTTAGAGAGAGGGGTTTTTGGTGGGATTTATCTGTTCAAGTTAGCTTCTGATAAAAGCAGAAGGAAAACGCTCAACATAAAAGATCTGTTATGGTATTTCATGCAAGACTCTTGGCAACACATCTGGAAAAGGACCAAATGCTTGCAGTGCTCTCCCAAGGTATCTGTGGACAGTTTGGGGACTGTTGGGCAAAGTGACAAATTTCCATCTCTGTGGGaattttctcttcttgttcaactAGAAAACGAAAGATGCTTACTTAACTTCTATTTCCTAAGGAACCAATTAATCCCACAGTGATGGGAGTccgggggggcggcggcgggggaaTCTCAGATCTCTCTTATTCTCAAGGAGATGTGCTCTGGATTGAAGGAGAACAAAAATTCTAACATTCTAAATGGTACCATTATGAACCAAGTAATCTAATTTCATGAATTGGCCAAGTAATCTGATGACATGAATATAAGATGTATAGTTGTTGTGCCATATGGTGACAGCTTGAGTACTGTGTATAATTTCTGTGTTCTTTGAGGTGATGAACAGATTTGCCGAATACATATTGCATGTGCAGAACTGGTAAGAGACTGTTACAATGAGCCTGGACATCTAGACTAAGAATTAGTCATTATTCTGTGAGCTTGCTTGGTTGGTGCTCATGGAAACTCTTCCCTCAACCTCCATAATGTGGGGTGGAGCCCTTGGGTgtgtttcctccttttcttttcctccactTGCTTCCCTCCCAATGAGACCTTAAGCTTGTAGGGGATTGTTTTAAGCCTCACACGTTTTTAAGGATTTGTACCTGTACTCCAGGTATACAACATACTTTGCCCTGTTTTATTACCCTTGTTGGTACTGACATTATTAGAACTCTGCCTGAAGTATTCAGTGGGGGCGTTAATTGTAGTAACCCTCCTTACCTTGTGCCATACTGGATAGGCCATGATGACTGTGCACTTTATTTCACAGTGCCATCTTGAATATCTGAACTCCCCCAAAGCTGGTCCTTCCATGTTCCAAACATACTTTTGTGTCTTACCCATCTCTACCATGCACAATGTCTTCTTGTTCCCCTCTTATGCAAACAAATATTGAGACTCTGGGGAAAATGCATTGCAACTTATAGAAAAGCAAGAGTCTAAAGGAAGAACTACCATACCATCATAGTCCTTCCAGCTCACTGCTGTCTCTAGTCCTAACAAATCATTCTTCCAGTCCACTTAAAATATCAGCCTGGAGGGCCTAAGTCCTAGTGACAAATCCCTTTGTCAGAGCTAGACTTGGCAAGGCAGCATTGCTTTATCGGCGTAGGTTTTCAAATATATTTAATGTGTACACGCCCAGAGTCATGGGGAGTGGCACAAGAAAATATATTGCCCTCTAGCTTAAAAACAACTTTCGTTTCTTCTTGTATCACACAATAACCCCACAGCCTCTTCCAAATAATTGCACCCAAATGCATCAATAAAAAAGTATTTCCCCACAGCACTGCCTAAGAGGTTTGCACACAAAGCATGCAGTTGTTATTGTGCTTCCCATGTTAAAGTGTCAGATCTGTGCCCTGGGTATATGGCAGCCTGCTAATATTACTCCATATTTTTATATGACCATGTTGCTAAAGTGCCTTGTAAGCCTTAAATAATAATGGCCGTGGTGTGTCCAGATGCTGGATATAATCACATGGATAGATGTATGGAACATGACAGATGTAGCATATGTACCTGTGGGATATATTACTTAGGAAAACACCTTTCATTCTTCAAAAAACCCTTTTTGAGATTGCTACATTTCACAAATGATCACAATTTCCTACTGATTTCCTCTGCATTCTAATCATCTCTTAAATTATCTGTACCCTGAATGCATAGCAGCGGCTAGCTGATTTATTTTGTGGTATCCAACTTTATgatggaaaaaaaaaatcaagtggcCTTTAGTGTTGATGCCATAAGAGAGTATTGAATAAAATCTTTTTATTCCATAGCTGCTGTGTTAGTGTCTGATTGGTCTACGATTGTGTACTTATGTGGAAGTGCGGCCATGCAAATCTTTGGGAGGGTCACAGTGACACATGCTACAACACTGAATTTCGTTGACAAAGAACAAAGGTTACAATGATCACATACAGAAGGAGCCCACTGCAAATTCAGAAGACATTGTTGTCTGGTCCTGGGTTCTTGGAGCTTGTCGAACTGGCAATTTGTTGTGCAGGCAGTTGTATTTATAGTTTCTTACCACAAGCTACTGCCACATCTTTTCAACATGTGAATCCACCTAATGGTAAAAATGCA comes from Podarcis raffonei isolate rPodRaf1 chromosome 2, rPodRaf1.pri, whole genome shotgun sequence and encodes:
- the GM2A gene encoding ganglioside GM2 activator produces the protein MPALALSLALCALQMWPAVVGGPPQQRFAVLDKHWPLRLTKIQNFAWQNCGPPSDPAVIRSLSISPDPVSIPGDVTVSVAAATTVALTSPLKGEVVLEKKIGDMWIKVPCVQDLGSCTYQDLCAILDQAIPPGQPCPEPLQSYDIPCHCPFRAGSYNLPSSTFYIPTLDLPPMLTNGDYKFQVVLSNGDQQLGCLRLSLSLHSESRWYW